TGGTTTCTCTCAGTGATGTGTTGACGGGTGCCTGGGAGGTGGACTGTGGCTCggttgccatggtgacctcCTTGCTGCTGAGGAGAGTGCTGTCTCCTCCATTGCTACCTTTACGGCACCTACCCTCCAAATTATTGGCGTGGTGTTTTAACCATCATTAAGCACTATAGAGGGCATTgcagataacaaaaaaaaattcaaaaattggCCATGACACATTCCAAACAATACTTTTTTATCAAACCTGCAAGAATTAAAACGCCATGGACACAGCAATGGTTTGTCAATATTATattcaatttgatttttggCGGCTTAATGGATCATACAGTTGTTTGATTCTTAATTTGCTTTTCATTGGTTCACAGAAAGCAGACTAACAAACATTCACTTTTAGCctggaaaatttttcattttagtccaCAAAATGCATCATTATACTTGAGTTATTTTAGGAGAATGCATACTTAATTATTATGTAGTTCTTCATTCCCATGGTTTTCAAGCCAGATCATTCAGCTTTTTGACATCGTCTTGGACAGACTGAAACACATATTCTCTGCAGTCTCATATGGAGGTATAGCCAATTAATTCCTATTATATAAGCCTATAACCATTTCTGGCTTGCAATGCCATCTTGGACTGATTTACACATTTAGCCTCAAGCTCATGTGATAAAATTATAACTGTCAAAATTTGTTCTTGGCTGCACAGGGAAGTGGTATTGTTGCACATGCAGTGAAATCACTTAATACGTGGTTTTGAGGTTGTAGGCTAAAGAGGCAGTAAGCAAAATAATTTACTTTTCATTCTTGCCTTCAGGCTAATAAGACACAATGAACTCTGGCTCAAACATACTCTAATATGCCATTACTACtactataaaaattattattaatcacaGTTATTCTTCACCTCATGTCCTGAACAAGCAAAGACTTCAAACTCTTTGTTTGTTACAGTCTTTGTTTGTTGTAGCTATAGGAGGTCATCAAAGCTGTTTGCTAATGTACCAGAAAACAAGATTTTGGAGACAACTTCCGGACTATAACTATACACAAGTAAGCTAGGACAAAATAATGTTAAGAGTAGTCTAATGGGAAGGGTAAAGAAACTCTGAATGCAACACTTAATGCAAAATctcattcattcattaattttgcggtCACATATCACAAAACTAGATGTGGTTGAGGGTAAATGGAGACCACAAGATGAATCAACTCGACATGGCAAACCCTATAATTTGATGAAACAACCTGTATTATTCACTATAAAACAACAGACATTACATATTCTCAGTATGATTGCTTTACAATACCAGCTCTTAAAAACTGGGTTAACTTAAACAAGCTAGACTATAACAACAAATTTCAGAAATCTAGATTAATACTCTAAAACTTCTATGGCAATATCCAGTTGTGAAAATCAAACAGGTAAGCATGCAACCAGTGATCAGACAAGGACAGCAAAATGAGGGAGCAAAAAGTCGATTAGGTCTACATGTGTAGTAAGATTAAAAATACTCAAAGGTATAAAACAGCAAGCTGACTAAATCACAGCTAGGATAAAGTTAAAATCGGAAGTGTCAATTGCAGACTAATCAATAAACGGAAATCACTGTTCTTATTGCCgataattaatttgcatttaaataaacgaaaaaaataaataaagaagtgTCCACTTACTGAGAACTGTGGTTGCTGAATCTATTCCCAGAGTATTCCTTGCATTGCAGTTGTAGTTGGCACGTGCAGTCTgtacttttgaaatatttaagtACTGTTTATCAGAGAGAAAATTTGGTAGATCACAACAGTTCCAAGAAATTGCAGGTTTTGGGTTTCCTTCCACTTGGCAGATAAGTGATGCAGTCTGTTCTCGGTCAACAAAGAATCTATTTGCAAGTGTAACCTTAGGAGAAACTGttaggaaaaacaaacaaacaaacagataaCAAATATTTTATCCTGTACTGTAATGGCCTAAAAATATGCTGAACACTTCAATATAATTATTGGTTGGATAAACTGCTAGGTTGTAATTTAAAGATATGAAGGTTTTTCTTTATAAATGCATTCACCATTTAACAACAAACTGTTATATTACAGAAAAGTTATTAATTAAGCTACTGTTTCTGAGAAAACTATAAATGCGATAAGATCTTCAACAAACCATGCACAAATTATAATTTTACGAAAAACCTTAATTCCCTTCAAGCAATGCACACAAAATTATATGTATTATCTTTTCATCAAAACTTTAGAGAGATTTCATGGCTTTTCATGTGGCACTGAGGCATTTGTGGTTTTGTAGATAATCATGACTTTTTTGGATAAATTAAAACCTGTTTTAGAGGGCTGAAACACTCCTCACAACAATTCCTCAAAGGTCGTTCTTTAACAGCAAATTATGTGTTGGCAAGATCGAGTACTGTAATTATTGATACAATCAGGTGCAATCATGGTAATTTAAAATACTATCTATAAGAGGGCtgccaaaaaccaacattgaaaaagaaaatcctCCAACATAAAAAAGGCATTTCTGAGAGTGTGTGAATTAATTAAGCTTAATTTCCAGCCATGAGGATGAGCCTCTTGATCTTCCCTTCAATAAACTCTACCACCTTAGCTTTCACCACCAATTCATTTACTTTGATTCTAGAATATCATTTTGGATCGACACAGTGACCAGTATCTCATTGCACTACATTTAAAATTAATGACGTTCCACTATTATACCAAAATCTatagagataaaaaaaaactattacagTATTATATAAGTTTATATTAGTCCAGCTTTGACTTTCATCTGTAGCTGTTCATCTTTTTGATATAAATTATACAGTTTGTACCGGTCTCCATTAtaacaacaattattaataCCTTTTATTAACTTACACAGAATATTCATGTGGACATCCATGGTCAAAGGATTCTCCACACCATTATCAGCAGTACATCTGTAACTCTCTTTATTCTTTCCACGAATGATGTTCAAGGGCATAGTGACGACAGTGTTATCAGAGAGTCTTGTCCAGGTTATTCTTGGTTTTGGTATTCCATCAGCTGAGCAGTTTAAAGTCAGCTCGGCAGGTGCTATTATAGTTTGATTACTTGAGGCGACAATGTTACTTGGAGAAGctacaaaattaaacaagaggCTACACTTGACAAACGTCATGCTACAGTACTTAATTTTGCATCTTTACAAGCAGCACTTGAAGAGTGAAGCGCATATCACACTCACCTGTCATGCAGGGGATCTGAGTTAGATTTCCTACCAGAGTGCTCCCGTGAATTCTCATATAATACAGGTAATGGTAAATTCAGGAACAACATTCTCAGGCAAAGGAATGGCACATACCTCACTATTCACCGATGGTAGCACAAACTAAATCAGTTGTTTGGGCATAATCATATTCATTCAAATGTTCCTAAATTTTACTTGAAGCTTACCAACAACATCCACTTGAACAATGCTTTCAAATGTAAAGGAAGCAAATCCTGTCACCGCATCAGTAGCCACTCGACAAGTAAATGTCCCATTCTCTTCCATTGTTACATTGAAGATAGTCAGCTTGACAAAGCGTTGGCTGGAACTCCAGTCAATCCAGAATCGGTTTTCAAACCCAGGTTGAGTCCCAGATATTTGAGACTTAACACCTGCAACGACTGTTCCATCAAACAATATATTTAATTCATCAAAGGTTAACTCAGTTAAATCAAACTGCCAGCTCAAGGTTGCATTGATTTTTCCCTTATGAAGTCGTCTGCTGCTAAAGTGGTCGACAGGATCAGCAACTGCTTGCACATTCTGGGTTGGAGAAGGTTCATTCCAAGTCAGACTTTCACCATCTGAAAATTAATCAAAGGCTTCTGTGAGTCAGCTCGTTCAGGGATGACTTTGTCTCCTAGGctaatgaggaaaaacggttaagCTCATCACAGTTGATGTTTTACTCCTTAATTAAGAATCCCGTTAATCCTCATATAATACAGGTAATGGTAAATTCAGGAACAACATTCTCAGGCAAAGGAATGGCACATACCTCACTGTTCACCCATGGTTACGCACAAACTAAATTAGTTGTTTgggcataataattattatattcattCAAATGTTCCTAAATTTTACTTGAAGCTTACCAACAACATCCACTTGAACAATGCTTTCAAATGTAAAGGAAGCAAATCCTGTCACCGCATCAGTAGCCACTCGACAAGTAAATGTCCCATTCTCTTCCATTGTTACATTGAAGATAGTCAGCTTGACAAAGCGTTGGCTGAAACTCCAGTCAATCCCAAATCGGTTTTCAAACCCAGGTTGAGTCCCAGATATTTGAGACTTGACACCTGCAATGACTGTTCCATCAAACAATATATTTAATTCATCAAAGGTTAACTCAGTTAAATCAAACTGCCAGCTCAAGGTTGCATTGATTTTTCCCTTATGAAGTCGTCTGCTGCTAAAGTGGTCGACAGGATCAGCAACTGCTTGCACATTCTGGGTTGGAGAAGGTTCATTCCAAGTCAGACTTTCACCATCTGAAAATTAATCAAAGGCTTCTGTGAGTCAGCTCGTTCAGGGATGACTTTGTCTCCTAGGCTAATGAGGAAAAACAGTTAAGCTCATCACAGTTGATGTTTTACTCCTTATAAATTAAGAATCCCGTTAATCCTCATATAATACAGGTAATAGTAAATTCAGGAACAACATTCTCAGGCAAAGGAATGGCACATACCTCACTGTTCACCCATGGTTACGCACAAACTAAATTAGTTGTTTgggcataataattattatattcattCAAATGTTCCTAAATTTTACTTGAAGCTTACCAATAACATCCACTTGAACAATGCTTTCAAATGTAAAGGAAGCAAATCCTGTCACCGCATCAGTAGCCACTCGACAAGTAAATGTCCCATTCTCTTCCATTGTTACATTGAAGATAGTCAGCTTGACAAAGCGTTGGCTGGAACTCCAGTCAATCCCAAATCGGTTTTCAAACCCAGGTTGAGTCCCAGATATTTGAGACTTAACACCTGCAATGACTGTTCCATCAAACAATATATTTAATTCATCAAAGGTTAACTCAGTTAAATCAAACTGCCAGCTCAAGGTTGCATTGATTTTTCCCTTATGAAGTCGTCTGCTGCTAAAGTGGTCGACAGGATCAGCAACTGCTTGCACATTCTGGGTTGGAGAAGGTTCATTCCAAGTCAGACTTTCACCATCTGAAAATTAATCAAAGGCTTCTGTGAGTCAGCTCGTTCAGGGATGACTTTGTCTCCTAGGCTAATGAGGAAAAACAGTTAAGCTCATCACAGTTGATGTTTTACTCCTTATAAATTAAGAATCCCGTTAATCCTCATATAATACAGGTAATGGTAAATTCAGGAACAACATTCTCAGGCAAAGGAATGGCACATACCTCACTGTTCACCCATGGTTACGCACAAACTAAATTAGTTGTTTgggcataataattattatattcattCAAATGTTCCTAAATTTTACTTGAAGCTTACCAACAACATCCACTTGAACAATGCTTTCAAATGTAAAGGAAGCAAATCCTGTCACCGCATCAGTAGCCACTCGACAAGTAAATGTCCCATTCTCTTCCATTGTTACATTGAAGATAGTCAGCTTGACAAAGCGTTGGCTGGAACTCCAGTCAATCCCAAATCGGTTTTCAAACCCAGGTTGAGTCCCAGATATTTGAGACTTAACACCTGCAATGACTGTTCCATCAAACAATATATTTAATTCATCAAAGGTTAACTCAGTTAAATCAAACTGCCAGCTCAAGGTTGCATTGATTTTTCCCTTATGAAGTCGTCTGCTGCTAAAGTGGTCGACAGGATCAGCAACTGCTTGCACATTCTGGGTTGGAGAAGGTTCATTCCAAGTCAGACTTTCACCATCTGAAAATTAATCAAAGGCTTCTGTGAGTCAGCTCGTTCAGGGATGACTTTGTCTCCTAGGCTAATGAGGAAAAACAGTTAAGCTCATCACAGTTGATGTTTTACTCCTTAATTAAGAATTAAGGTCAGGATTACagaaaattattatataatatcAAATTGTATTTTGTAGGTAATATTTTTGCctcagtttatttttattttgaatcgtTTTTTAGGTACTGTGTCCACAACAGAGTTGCTCAACAGATACTTAGCTATAACCATTACTTCCAATCAAAGCAATAATCTATTCCGAGAGTCAAAAAGGTGGTATAGTTCAAGGGTACAAACACTCATGGTCAGCAAGCATCCCTTTTTCAAAACTACTGGGGTTTTACAGAACACCTGCAACAAACAAAAGAGTTGGACACAGTTCAAGACACTTATATCAGTACAACATTAGCTCTTCCTTCTTTTTataaaacttcaaaaaaaaattaaaaggttTATGAactctttttccatttttttaagtTCAGCAATCTTTTATTAACCACAAAACCAAATGTTCaaggaaactaaacaaaataatgctttcttcgttttcaccATCAATTCATAACAGACTGTCTGATTGGATCTCTGTCAATAAATTAAAGATcaatttgtcttcagaatactttggtGAACTTAAGAAACCTTCCAAATTCTCTGGGCCAACCTCGGAAAATCTTCGGAATGCTTCAGTTCAACTTGTTTTATCCTGGTTTAAAGACAATGTCATTTATATTGAAATATTAAAGGGTGAGATATCATTTTTGGGAAGTTTGACATAAAAGACAATTATTAATAAACCATttattattaataggaaaatattatatttattCTAAAAAGTGTCAGAATACTGTCTACCGACGACTCAGGTTTTTGTTGCTTGGATTAAACTGATTTATAGAATTGAACTCCAAATTgccagagaaaaaaataagctttcacaacatttttatttaatgcaGAAAACATGTTGAAGTATTGACCTAGGAAGAGATGGTGGCAGAAAGAAtatcaaataaacaaataagtTATAATTAAAACAAGTatatttctgtttgttttttttagcagCTTGTAAATATATATCATTTCTTATTTAACTGAACTAAGtgaatttgtttttctgttatTGTACAGTAGGTAACGTATCTTGATTAGTTTTAATACTCTAAGTATTGAATACAAGTGTAcagcaataaaaattattattagttcaTTGTATGTAATGTACCGAAAGCAGTTTATCGTCTTTAACGTATTGCAAGTTTATTGTAAGTATTATATTATTTGGTTTATTGTAATTATGTATTGCAAGTGAGTTTTGTAAcatatttttttataaaatgtagcaaaaaaataaaaaattacaaaaaaaaaagtccttgGAAGACTTCCTTTTTTCCCCCTGTCAGATTAAGGTGAACTTTGGAAGCTCTAAGTCGATTTGGGGGCATGGTGGGCGATTTGATGGGAAGGAGGTCTCATCACCTTTTTCTGCTGCCGATATGGAGATAAAGCTCCACTAAAGCCTTACATATCCTGGATTGGGTGGGTGGAGGGGGTCAGGGTTTACTTTCAAATTGACTGGTACATAATGAGTGCAGATAATAAATATTCAGACCTGTGCGCAATCCCATGTTTAAAACCTTCGAAACTGCAACCACATTGCTTAACTTGAAGCTTGTAATCTAATGTGCACCACAAAATGCCTTCCACTGCATTATTATAAACTGCAATAAAACActtgttcaattttctttataGAGTGTAGTAAGTTCTTTTCAACAGAAGTACACTAACAGTTCTGTGAAGTACACCTAGACTAGAACTGCAAGTTGTTACAAGGATTACggacataattttctttttattcaagCTTTATACTGGAAGAGTAGAGCTACACTTTTAAATTGGCAAACGCTTAGTTTAGAAACTACGTGCATTAGAATATCAAAGATACCAAATTTCACCTGTCTTGGGGTAAAATACGAGGATTCCAAACAGCATAAAGTAAAAAGTGAAAGACATTGTTGACGATCCAAAGAACTCCAAAATAGCTGCCAAGCCAACACTAATACCATGCCGAGTGGGACTTGAACCAACAGGGAAGTTATTGACATCCCATGATATACGTCAGTGAAAATCTCGGCTCGTTCAAGTCTTTGGCGTACCATCGGGgccaaaattcaacttttgaattCGATGTTGTAGTTTACAATTTTTACCTAGATCTGCAATTGAACATTAAAGTTTCCTATTTCTCTACTCTACTTGTCGATTTGACATTGTTTGTTTCACGATTCAACTTTGTTGTGAGAagtattcaacattcaagtttacGCAATTCAACAAATATCCAACCGCAAGCCAGTCAATGAGAGTCAGTGTGGGCTCCGCAAACTATCAAATTACTCCCTTAGGTAGTAGGGGCTAGCAAGAGGCGACTGTCGCAAGAGGCTAGCAAagggaaagcactagataacatcgacctaaacctggtgagccatcgatatgtcagcggagtcttgaaagatgatcacttcgtttccgctcggtCTCTctctcctcgcttctgatctatcgccgcgaggattgtttcagccataaaacggtcaatatatagacctttccagtttatattactaaaaagctgttcaatacgtaatggattttagcagtattttattacggaatacacggcttacggctgttctgagaaatcTTTtggcgtttctggtctcggtcgatgttgtctattgtcaacacttATGTCTGACAATTGATTGGAGCGATCTGACTTGGAACGATCTGAccatggaacgaaatgaccgtaaATCGGTAtccggtcatttcgttccatggTCAGATCGTTCCAAGTCAGATCGTTCCAGTCATTTGTCAGATGTAGTTCAAGATTAAGGTCATTTTGTATTTAAATGTTAGATAATATAAGTTCAGCTTTTTGCTGTGCTATATCTTTCCAAAACATCAATCGATTCCTCGTTGGTATTACACTAGGTAGCCCAACTCATAAAAGCTCTTAAAGAGGCGGTATCAATGATTAAGTCCGTGGCTGGTTGAATTTAGAACAAGACAACAAAATTATtcgtttcttgtttgtttttaaacaaCTTAAGATAAAGTGATATTTATGTCTGACAATTGATTGGAGCGATCTGACTTGGAACGATCTGAccatggaacgaaatgaccgtaaatcctaggaaatcttatctaacatcgactgaaaccaggtgtcagctctgagaccaaagaggagagggcacgagaagaatccacacgagaaagcagtcttcaactggtaagtatattcacagctttaaccctacaattactttcaattcagagtgtttttagcgttatttttatatttgtagctttctaagaaagaaagttttaaTCGAGtggacatgagctgaatttctgtcgtgttaagttgccctgtcaagctaccgaaattgattttttttttgaaagatgtagccaaatacaaaattaccgtgtccccagcaaggtgaaatctattaatttgactagGGTGaacagggttttcaataagaaatGGAGTAGATGGCAGAATTTGAGAAGTAGGCGGAGAGATACTGAAAGACGCCAAAGGCGTCTTAAGCGAGCGCCATAAGGCGCGATCttctaggggggtccgggggtATGCCCCccaagaaaattttgaaaatttgggtctCTTAGAATGCGTTTCCCGCATTCTGGGGCATGAATAAGGCTATTCGAGGCTGAAACACTTCAAAAAgagttctttgtgttttctttggcGCAGACATGtgtgtaatttattcaaaagtcGTGAACTCTACGTGACTTCGAGAGCGCGTGGAAATATTCACACACGCGTTGTGCTGCTTTCGCACCCAGAACCCACGGTTTAGAGAATATGCCAGGCTGCTCAGCAACTGAGCGATCCATCGAAGAAATCGATGGCCGCCGGGCCGGAGTTACTGAGATTTCATGaaacattcttttctttttttttttgaaaaaaacttcgCCGATCCAGGGCGAATGTTTCTCGTGATATTAAAAAAATGGgcttatttattttcaaagtaggCGGCGAGTTGGCGTGAAATAGCCGGcccttattgaaaaccctgggtgaaaatctgtaaagtggaaATTCAtatgttggtccaagggggtatTAGAGGTTGGTGCagaaaggggttaaaggagtgacccatgggtggagcataaaaataaaataaattaatggttggattaaatgtattattaaccatgaaatggtgggaaaaatgatatttttgaataaaaattacaagaagaaaaaaggaagcaaattaagttgtgtggcattttattaaaatagaagcatttttgaagtaactgtttattcatatgtctttgcaaacaaggcatctcagtctgaaaccaaaatagaaaataaatattgtcagtgtaaaattaatattttcaaacatttggtatttaggaagctgtccacaacgttcactcaatgttctcatgaacatgaatgtacctgttgaaaattgggatgccttcccctgctaaagTGCTCTGCAAattgaatgcacattgcttttattgctataatagcaatgaagcttacaattcttttaaaacaattcatccacaatttatgaaaatttatagtggattttccatgatgtaatgatcaaatgcactgtacatatgtaaatcaacatatatgatcatgatatgatacatgaaagaccaagccacaccaccaggcccatgtcttGCTGGGTACacagtaattttgtatttgggtacatctaataaaaaaaaatcaattacggtagcttgacagggcaactttaccaacttaacacaacagaaattcagctcatgtcaactcgattcaaactttctttcttagaaagctacaaaaacgctaaaaacactctaaattgaaagtaattgtacatacatacatacatactttatttggTGTTGCAGGTTAAAAAAACTGGCAGCCGttggctgatgtggacctgcatTACTAATATGCATATTTacaagtaataaaataaaaaagaccAAACATGTACAATAtactaatagtaataaaataatgcttattaatgtcaataataataaaaatgaggtGCTTTATTTCTGATCAATGAACTTTCCTTTTCAAAAGTGAAATTGTTAATAAATTTGGAG
This DNA window, taken from Acropora muricata isolate sample 2 unplaced genomic scaffold, ASM3666990v1 scaffold_749, whole genome shotgun sequence, encodes the following:
- the LOC136907518 gene encoding uncharacterized protein isoform X4, encoding MSFTFYFMLFGILVFYPKTDGESLTWNEPSPTQNVQAVADPVDHFSSRRLHKGKINATLSWQFDLTELTFDELNILFDGTVIAGVKSQISGTQPGFENRFGIDWSSSQRFVKLTIFNVTMEENGTFTCRVATDAVTGFASFTFESIVQVDVVDGESLTWNEPSPTQNVQAVADPVDHFSSRRLHKGKINATLSWQFDLTELTFDELNILFDGTVIAGVKSQISGTQPGFENRFGIDWSSSQRFVKLTIFNVTMEENGTFTCRVATDAVTGFASFTFESIVQVDVIDGESLTWNEPSPTQNVQAVADPVDHFSSRRLHKGKINATLSWQFDLTELTFDELNILFDGTVIAGVKSQISGTQPGFENRFGIDWSFSQRFVKLTIFNVTMEENGTFTCRVATDAVTGFASFTFESIVQVDVVDGESLTWNEPSPTQNVQAVADPVDHFSSRRLHKGKINATLSWQFDLTELTFDELNILFDGTVVAGVKSQISGTQPGFENRFWIDWSSSQRFVKLTIFNVTMEENGTFTCRVATDAVTGFASFTFESIVQVDVVASPSNIVASSNQTIIAPAELTLNCSADGIPKPRITWTRLSDNTVVTMPLNIIRGKNKESYRCTADNGVENPLTMDVHMNILFSPKVTLANRFFVDREQTASLICQVEGNPKPAISWNCCDLPNFLSDKQYLNISKVQTARANYNCNARNTLGIDSATTVLIIGGYRIYLRMGISEECDKKDSVWEALKKKLTNVFAKSTQSYSGAELRVTSCRSLIFDVVLKFSTEVAEDDTISILQNSIVDGKLGELNVNTSYIIGIPHILETRVTTKSLQPSTTIMPTRSTRTPKSIDVTLSVAIGTSIGVLVLVAVVGVVIWWMLRRPNLRKGMTPSDRIEECENSAVTNSRFLKAEDATESSVTRPTYVNLQEVTKMDSDPPNNEYAPLDLRTRSWEIAREDVIVEKIIGKGAFSQVAKGTAKNLSFRSGTRNVAIKMLKADAPETDKRDLNSELELMKNLKPHPHVVKLLGCVTESGPLLVLIEYVPYGDLLGYLRKSRGLNDTYYKDPDIKPKTSLTSQQLMKFACQIADGMSYLSLRKVIHRDLAARNVLVGERETCKITDFGMARDVQQENIYERKTKGRLPVKWTAYEALLFGQYTTKSDVWSYGVVLYEIFTVGGSPYPRMDGRKVANSLQQGYRMQKPKHVDNELYEIMMNCWESEPATRPSFVALAQQLKRMENEHKRLLNMGIYDNALYANLEDLNA
- the LOC136907518 gene encoding uncharacterized protein isoform X2, giving the protein MSFTFYFMLFGILVFYPKTDGESLTWNEPSPTQNVQAVADPVDHFSSRRLHKGKINATLSWQFDLTELTFDELNILFDGTVIAGVKSQISGTQPGFENRFGIDWSSSQRFVKLTIFNVTMEENGTFTCRVATDAVTGFASFTFESIVQVDVVDGESLTWNEPSPTQNVQAVADPVDHFSSRRLHKGKINATLSWQFDLTELTFDELNILFDGTVIAGVKSQISGTQPGFENRFGIDWSSSQRFVKLTIFNVTMEENGTFTCRVATDAVTGFASFTFESIVQVDVIDGESLTWNEPSPTQNVQAVADPVDHFSSRRLHKGKINATLSWQFDLTELTFDELNILFDGTVIAGVKSQISGTQPGFENRFGIDWSFSQRFVKLTIFNVTMEENGTFTCRVATDAVTGFASFTFESIVQVDVVDGESLTWNEPSPTQNVQAVADPVDHFSSRRLHKGKINATLSWQFDLTELTFDELNILFDGTVVAGVKSQISGTQPGFENRFWIDWSSSQRFVKLTIFNVTMEENGTFTCRVATDAVTGFASFTFESIVQVDVVASPSNIVASSNQTIIAPAELTLNCSADGIPKPRITWTRLSDNTVVTMPLNIIRGKNKESYRCTADNGVENPLTMDVHMNILFSPKVTLANRFFVDREQTASLICQVEGNPKPAISWNCCDLPNFLSDKQYLNISKVQTARANYNCNARNTLGIDSATTVLIIGGYRIYLRMGISEECDKKDSVWEALKKKLTNVFAKSTQSYSGAELRVTSCRSLIFDVVLKFSTEVAEDDTISILQNSIVDGKLGELNVNTSYIIGIPHILETRVTTKSLQPSTTIMPTRSTRTPKSIDVTLSVAIGTSIGVLVLVAVVGVVIWWMLRRPNLRKEHKLRVFIIVVVRIPSIHETRCLCFVSMIVLGMTPSDRIEECENSAVTNSRFLKAEDATESSVTRPTYVNLQEVTKMDSDPPNNEYAPLDLRTRSWEIAREDVIVEKIIGKGAFSQVAKGTAKNLSFRSGTRNVAIKMLKADAPETDKRDLNSELELMKNLKPHPHVVKLLGCVTESGPLLVLIEYVPYGDLLGYLRKSRGLNDTYYKDPDIKPKTSLTSQQLMKFACQIADGMSYLSLRKVIHRDLAARNVLVGERETCKITDFGMARDVQQENIYERKTKGRLPVKWTAYEALLFGQYTTKSDVWSYGVVLYEIFTVGGSPYPRMDGRKVANSLQQGYRMQKPKHVDNELYEIMMNCWESEPATRPSFVALAQQLKRMENEHKRLLNMGIYDNALYANLEDLNA
- the LOC136907518 gene encoding uncharacterized protein isoform X3, giving the protein MSFTFYFMLFGILVFYPKTDGESLTWNEPSPTQNVQAVADPVDHFSSRRLHKGKINATLSWQFDLTELTFDELNILFDGTVIAGVKSQISGTQPGFENRFGIDWSSSQRFVKLTIFNVTMEENGTFTCRVATDAVTGFASFTFESIVQVDVVDGESLTWNEPSPTQNVQAVADPVDHFSSRRLHKGKINATLSWQFDLTELTFDELNILFDGTVIAGVKSQISGTQPGFENRFGIDWSSSQRFVKLTIFNVTMEENGTFTCRVATDAVTGFASFTFESIVQVDVIDGESLTWNEPSPTQNVQAVADPVDHFSSRRLHKGKINATLSWQFDLTELTFDELNILFDGTVIAGVKSQISGTQPGFENRFGIDWSFSQRFVKLTIFNVTMEENGTFTCRVATDAVTGFASFTFESIVQVDVVDGESLTWNEPSPTQNVQAVADPVDHFSSRRLHKGKINATLSWQFDLTELTFDELNILFDGTVVAGVKSQISGTQPGFENRFWIDWSSSQRFVKLTIFNVTMEENGTFTCRVATDAVTGFASFTFESIVQVDVVASPSNIVASSNQTIIAPAELTLNCSADGIPKPRITWTRLSDNTVVTMPLNIIRGKNKESYRCTADNGVENPLTMDVHMNILFSPKVTLANRFFVDREQTASLICQVEGNPKPAISWNCCDLPNFLSDKQYLNISKVQTARANYNCNARNTLGIDSATTVLIIGGYRIYLRMGISEECDKKDSVWEALKKKLTNVFAKSTQSYSGAELRVTSCRSLIFDVVLKFSTEVAEDDTISILQNSIVDGKLGELNVNTSYIIGIPHILETRVTTKSLQPSTTIMPTRSTRTPKSIDVTLSVAIGTSIGVLVLVAVVGVVIWWMLRRPNLRKGMTPSDRIEECENSAVTNSRFLKAEDATESSVTRPTYVNLQEVTKMDSDPPNNEYAPLDLRTRSWEIAREDVIVEKIIGKGAFSQVAKGTAKNLSFRSGTRNVAIKMLKADAPETDKRDLNSELELMKNLKPHPHVVKLLGCVTESGPLLVLIEYVPYGDLLGYLRKSRGLNDTYYKDPDIKPKTSLTSQQLMKFACQIADGMSYLSLRKVIHRDLAARNVLVGERETCKITDFGMARDVQQENIYERKTKGRLPVKWTAYEALLFGQYTTKSDVWSYGVVLYEIFTVGGSPYPRMDGRKVANSLQQGYRMQKPKHVDNELIPSITSRAHRHLHDTYLEVIHLIPKWRPINYSFACMLTSPLRLVYLYRKQKNFEVKMRRRGLINMQTKE